A single genomic interval of Arctopsyche grandis isolate Sample6627 chromosome 8, ASM5162203v2, whole genome shotgun sequence harbors:
- the mRpS28 gene encoding mitochondrial ribosomal protein S28: protein MLGLTALRLRGGLAVAGRGAFGARLSTTTETSPPESESVHRVSGFAKAFARQSADIEAATAPAPPDNRTFAALLRHSKFVDLGDPRGKIVAGEIVNIVENDLYIDFGWKFQCVCNRPIKNANDYVIGTKVRLMVNDLELSSRFLGSETDLTILEADCRLLNIIYTPARK from the exons ATGCTAGGTTTGACAGCGTTGAGGCTGAGAGGGGGGCTCGCGGTAGCCGGCCGGGGGGCGTTCGGGGCTCGTCTCTCCACCACGACAGAGACTTCGCCCCCGGAATCAGAATCTGTCCACAGAGTGAGCGGCTTCGCAAAAGCCTTCGCGAGACAATCGGCCGACATAGAAGCCGCGACGGCTCCAGCCCCACCAGACAATCGCACCTTCGCAGCTCTCCTTCGCCACTCCAAATTCGTAGAC CTTGGCGATCCCCGAGGCAAAATCGTGGCCGGTGAAATAGTGAATATTGTCGAAAACGATCTCTATATTGATTTCGGATGGAAGTTTCAGTGTGTGTGCAATCGACCGATTAAAAATGCGAACGATTATGTTATCGGTACTAAAGTTCGACTGATGGTTAACGATCTGGAACTGTCGTCTAGGTTTTTAGGTTCGGAGACGGATTTAACCATATTGGAAGCCGACTGCAGactgttaaatataatatacacacctGCCAGGAAATGa
- the LOC143915467 gene encoding E3 ubiquitin-protein ligase SIAH1B-like, whose translation MASNPISSKNQIARRPNWPNFQHQHPSTSQNRQNLPKFSNEVYEMLKCPVCYEVMQLPIYMCTTGHNICNTCKCTRTNINCPLCNAPFSSQRNFALEKISATTVVPCLNKSYGCELVTSREKISKHVGYCQYQQYICPMQKYSMGCSWKGNISVLLDHFERNHPSNIVLTPGSQVTFKNLNLNLNDRNMQLFIYSNLYFLYHIKIDVVSKIVGWAIQYVGSEEKAEDWNYEIVIYNSSNLRRKITFLNSCLPYRASADEAIGSGQCAVIPLQVMRSYLNANGDFTFKFYMRERIERTTVAY comes from the exons ATGGCCAGCAATCCAATCTCGTCAAAAAACCAGATTGCAAGGAGGCCAAACTGGCCAAATTTTCAGCATCAGCACCCTTCGACCTCACAAaacag ACAAAATTTACCCAAGTTTTCTAATGAAGTTTACGAAATGCTCAAATGTCCTGTGTGCTATGAAGTAATGCAGTTGCCCATCTACATGTGCACCACTGGACACAATATTTGCAACACTTGCAAATGTACCAGAACCAATATCAATTGTCCACTGTGTAATGCTCCATTTTCCTCTCAACGGAATTTCGCGTTGGAGAAGATTTCAGCAACG actGTAGTACCATGTTTAAACAAGAGCTACGGTTGTGAGTTGGTTACTTCGCGAGAAAAAATTTCGAAGCATGTGGGATATTGCCAATACCAACAGTATATCTGTCCCATGCAAAAGTATTCTATGGGCTGTTCGTGGAaag GTAACATATCAGTTCTTTTGGACCACTTCGAAAGGAACCACCCGAGCAACATAGTGCTGACCCCTGGCTCGCAGGTcacttttaaaaatttgaaccTCAATTTGAATGACCGCAACATGCAGCTGTTTATCTACAGCAACCTGTACTTCTTGTACCACATTAAAATTGACGTGGTCTCCAAAATTGTCGGTTGGGCCATACAGTACGTTGGCAGCGAGGAGAAAGCCGAAGATTGGAACTACGAGATCGTCATTTACAACTCGTCCAACCTTCGCAGGAAGATCACTTTCCTCAATAGTTGCCTGCCTTACAGAGCTAGCGCAGACGAGGCCATCGGTTCTGGACAGTGTGCTGTAATTCCGTTACAAGTCATGAGGAGCTATCTAAACGCTAATGGAGATTtcacttttaaattttacatgagGGAAAGAATTGAAAGAACTACGGTTGCTTATTAA
- the GLS gene encoding glutaminase isoform X3 has translation MGEIGKEHQFDTNKNNHVARSLNKQDRFYKLLAKYLGSREQDHKNAEDVLFDMFKNEETGLLPIGKFLAALRTTGIRKTDPRLKEVMTNLHKVHRQSGFEGGSPETQKLDRETFKQVISPNIVLITRAFKSQFVVPDFQDFIKDIEEMYWLAKSNSDGKVASYIPQLARMNPDYWGISVCTIDGQRFSIGDTAIPFTLQSCSKPLTYAMALETLGPDVVHSFIGTEPSGRNFNELVLDFNMKPHNPMINAGAILVCAILKTLVKPEMTLAEKFDYVMDFFKRMAGNEPLSFNNATFLSEREAADRNYALGFYMREHKCYPDKTNLRECMDFYFQCCAMEANCDVSSVIAATLANGGICPITDEKVLKAESVRNVLSLMHSCGMYDYSGQFAFKVGLPAKSGVSGAMLIVVPNVMGICVWSPTLDPLGNSCRGLQFCGELVERFNFHRYDNLRYATNKKNPRRFKFETTGLSIVNLLFSAASGDLSALRRHRLSGMDMTLSDYDGRTALHLAAAEGHLSCVEFLLEHCSVPHDPHDRWGSIPLNEAEIFGHTTVVNYLKNWATLHPSTIEGPENKESGAEIIKKNALESDDVKQKHFVRNTHIENPPFEKEVKPGLEKNDAEILKINEKK, from the exons ATGGGTGAAATCGGCAAGGAACATCAGTTCGACACTAATAAAAACAACCACGTGGCTCGATCGCTCAACAAACAAGATAGATTTTACAAACTGCTCGCGAAATACTTAGG ATCAAGGGAACAAGACCATAAAAACGCTGAAGATGTTCTATTTGACATGTTTAAAAATGAGGAGACGGGTCTTCTGCCGATTGGAAAATTTCTGGCC GCCTTGAGAACGACTGGAATAAGAAAGACAGACCCTCGACTCAAAGAAGTGATGACAAACTTGCACAAAGTTCACAGACAGTCTGGATTCGAAGGTGGCTCGCCGGAAACCCAAAAACTCGACCGTGAAACCTTCAAACAAGTCATATCTCCCAACATAGTCTTGATCACGCGAGCTTTCAAGAGCCAATTCGTCGTCCCCGACTTTCAAGACTTCATCAAAGACATCGAAGAGATGTACTGGCTGGCGAAAAGCAACAGCGACGGCAAAGTAGCCAGTTACATTCCACAACTTGCACGCATGAATCCTGACTATTGGGGTATAAGCGTTTGCACAATCGACGGACAGAGATTCTCCATTGGTGATACAGCGATACCTTTCACACTTCAGTCGTGCAGTAAACCATTAACATATGCCATGGCTTTGGAGACCCTCGGCCCGGACGTTGTGCATTCCTTCATCGGCACCGAACCAAGTGGAAGAAATTTCAATGAATTAGTTTTAGATTTTAACA TGAAACCGCATAACCCAATGATCAACGCTGGGGCTATTCTAGTGTGCGCAATTCTGAAGACTCTTGTTAAGCCAGAGATGACGCTCGCTGAAAAGTTTGACTATGTAATGGACTTTTTTAAGCGAATGGCCGGCAACGAGCCGTTGAGTTTTAACAATGCTACATTCTTGTCGGAGAGAGAGGCGGCAGATCGTAACTATGCTCTGGGATTTTACATGCGGGAACACAAATGTTACCCAGATAAGACGAATCTTCGCGAGTGTATGGATTTTTACTTTCAA TGTTGTGCAATGGAGGCAAATTGTGATGTTTCATCGGTGATAGCAGCCACCCTCGCCAACGGTGGAATATGCCCTATAACAGATGAAAAAGTTTTAAAAGCTGAATCAGTCCGCAACGTCCTGTCTCTGATGCACAGCTGCGGAATGTATGACTATTCCGGACAGTTTGCTTTCAAAGTAGGTCTTCCGGCTAAGTCAGGGGTGTCTGGTGCTATGCTCATAGTTGTACCAAACGTTATGGGAATCTGCGTTTGGTCGCCGACTTTAGATCCACTTGGAAACAGTTGCAGGGGACTACAATTTTGCGGG GAACTGGTGGAACGTTTTAACTTTCATCGTTATGACAATTTGAGATATGCAACTAACAAAAAGAACCCGAGAAGATTTAAGTTCGAAACGACAGGGTTGAGCATTGTTAACCTTTTATTTTCCGCTGCCAGTGGTGATTTGAGTGCTTTACGAAG acatcgttTGTCCGGAATGGATATGACTTTATCAGATTATGATGGACGTACGGCACTTCATCTAGCTGCAGCTGAAGGTCACTTATCTTGTGTTGAATTTCTTTTGGAACATTGTAGCGTTCCTCACGATCCTCACGACCGTTGGGGAAGCATCCCATTGAACGAAGCAGAGATATTTGGTCACACTACCGTAGtgaactatttgaaaaattgggCCACTTTGCATCCATCGACTATTGAGGGTCCCGAAAATAAGGAATCTGGAGCTGAAATAATAAAGAAGAACGCTCTGGAATCGGATGATGTGAAGCAGAAACATTTTGTGAGAAATACACACATCGAAAATCCCCCATTTGAAAAAGAGGTGAAACCTGGCTTGGAGAAAAACGATgctgaaatattgaaaatcaacGAAAAGAAGTGA
- the GLS gene encoding glutaminase isoform X2 has translation MYPNRRSLLTLANQITISRPSSTLIRPPNVARTRIQTDVDRKPTTRFQCRPVSVGPMSHHGGKSGFYAFEHFFGNQNRSREQDHKNAEDVLFDMFKNEETGLLPIGKFLAALRTTGIRKTDPRLKEVMTNLHKVHRQSGFEGGSPETQKLDRETFKQVISPNIVLITRAFKSQFVVPDFQDFIKDIEEMYWLAKSNSDGKVASYIPQLARMNPDYWGISVCTIDGQRFSIGDTAIPFTLQSCSKPLTYAMALETLGPDVVHSFIGTEPSGRNFNELVLDFNMKPHNPMINAGAILVCAILKTLVKPEMTLAEKFDYVMDFFKRMAGNEPLSFNNATFLSEREAADRNYALGFYMREHKCYPDKTNLRECMDFYFQCCAMEANCDVSSVIAATLANGGICPITDEKVLKAESVRNVLSLMHSCGMYDYSGQFAFKVGLPAKSGVSGAMLIVVPNVMGICVWSPTLDPLGNSCRGLQFCGELVERFNFHRYDNLRYATNKKNPRRFKFETTGLSIVNLLFSAASGDLSALRRHRLSGMDMTLSDYDGRTALHLAAAEGHLSCVEFLLEHCSVPHDPHDRWGSIPLNEAEIFGHTTVVNYLKNWATLHPSTIEGPENKESGAEIIKKNALESDDVKQKHFVRNTHIENPPFEKEVKPGLEKNDAEILKINEKK, from the exons ATGTATCCCAACAGAAGGTCCTTGTTGACCCTCGCCAACCAGATCACCATCTCCAGACCCTCGTCGACCCTAATCAGACCGCCCAATGTGGCCAGAACGCGCATACAGACCGATGTGGATCGAAAACCAACCACCAGG TTTCAGTGTCGGCCCGTTTCCGTGGGTCCCATGAGCCACCATGGAGGCAAGTCTGGCTTCTACGCCTTCGAACACTTCTTCGGAAATCAAAACAG ATCAAGGGAACAAGACCATAAAAACGCTGAAGATGTTCTATTTGACATGTTTAAAAATGAGGAGACGGGTCTTCTGCCGATTGGAAAATTTCTGGCC GCCTTGAGAACGACTGGAATAAGAAAGACAGACCCTCGACTCAAAGAAGTGATGACAAACTTGCACAAAGTTCACAGACAGTCTGGATTCGAAGGTGGCTCGCCGGAAACCCAAAAACTCGACCGTGAAACCTTCAAACAAGTCATATCTCCCAACATAGTCTTGATCACGCGAGCTTTCAAGAGCCAATTCGTCGTCCCCGACTTTCAAGACTTCATCAAAGACATCGAAGAGATGTACTGGCTGGCGAAAAGCAACAGCGACGGCAAAGTAGCCAGTTACATTCCACAACTTGCACGCATGAATCCTGACTATTGGGGTATAAGCGTTTGCACAATCGACGGACAGAGATTCTCCATTGGTGATACAGCGATACCTTTCACACTTCAGTCGTGCAGTAAACCATTAACATATGCCATGGCTTTGGAGACCCTCGGCCCGGACGTTGTGCATTCCTTCATCGGCACCGAACCAAGTGGAAGAAATTTCAATGAATTAGTTTTAGATTTTAACA TGAAACCGCATAACCCAATGATCAACGCTGGGGCTATTCTAGTGTGCGCAATTCTGAAGACTCTTGTTAAGCCAGAGATGACGCTCGCTGAAAAGTTTGACTATGTAATGGACTTTTTTAAGCGAATGGCCGGCAACGAGCCGTTGAGTTTTAACAATGCTACATTCTTGTCGGAGAGAGAGGCGGCAGATCGTAACTATGCTCTGGGATTTTACATGCGGGAACACAAATGTTACCCAGATAAGACGAATCTTCGCGAGTGTATGGATTTTTACTTTCAA TGTTGTGCAATGGAGGCAAATTGTGATGTTTCATCGGTGATAGCAGCCACCCTCGCCAACGGTGGAATATGCCCTATAACAGATGAAAAAGTTTTAAAAGCTGAATCAGTCCGCAACGTCCTGTCTCTGATGCACAGCTGCGGAATGTATGACTATTCCGGACAGTTTGCTTTCAAAGTAGGTCTTCCGGCTAAGTCAGGGGTGTCTGGTGCTATGCTCATAGTTGTACCAAACGTTATGGGAATCTGCGTTTGGTCGCCGACTTTAGATCCACTTGGAAACAGTTGCAGGGGACTACAATTTTGCGGG GAACTGGTGGAACGTTTTAACTTTCATCGTTATGACAATTTGAGATATGCAACTAACAAAAAGAACCCGAGAAGATTTAAGTTCGAAACGACAGGGTTGAGCATTGTTAACCTTTTATTTTCCGCTGCCAGTGGTGATTTGAGTGCTTTACGAAG acatcgttTGTCCGGAATGGATATGACTTTATCAGATTATGATGGACGTACGGCACTTCATCTAGCTGCAGCTGAAGGTCACTTATCTTGTGTTGAATTTCTTTTGGAACATTGTAGCGTTCCTCACGATCCTCACGACCGTTGGGGAAGCATCCCATTGAACGAAGCAGAGATATTTGGTCACACTACCGTAGtgaactatttgaaaaattgggCCACTTTGCATCCATCGACTATTGAGGGTCCCGAAAATAAGGAATCTGGAGCTGAAATAATAAAGAAGAACGCTCTGGAATCGGATGATGTGAAGCAGAAACATTTTGTGAGAAATACACACATCGAAAATCCCCCATTTGAAAAAGAGGTGAAACCTGGCTTGGAGAAAAACGATgctgaaatattgaaaatcaacGAAAAGAAGTGA
- the GLS gene encoding glutaminase isoform X1, translated as MYPNRRSLLTLANQITISRPSSTLIRPPNVARTRIQTDVDRKPTTRFQCRPVSVGPMSHHGGKSGFYAFEHFFGNQNRNLSFVHDIRLEDKSREQDHKNAEDVLFDMFKNEETGLLPIGKFLAALRTTGIRKTDPRLKEVMTNLHKVHRQSGFEGGSPETQKLDRETFKQVISPNIVLITRAFKSQFVVPDFQDFIKDIEEMYWLAKSNSDGKVASYIPQLARMNPDYWGISVCTIDGQRFSIGDTAIPFTLQSCSKPLTYAMALETLGPDVVHSFIGTEPSGRNFNELVLDFNMKPHNPMINAGAILVCAILKTLVKPEMTLAEKFDYVMDFFKRMAGNEPLSFNNATFLSEREAADRNYALGFYMREHKCYPDKTNLRECMDFYFQCCAMEANCDVSSVIAATLANGGICPITDEKVLKAESVRNVLSLMHSCGMYDYSGQFAFKVGLPAKSGVSGAMLIVVPNVMGICVWSPTLDPLGNSCRGLQFCGELVERFNFHRYDNLRYATNKKNPRRFKFETTGLSIVNLLFSAASGDLSALRRHRLSGMDMTLSDYDGRTALHLAAAEGHLSCVEFLLEHCSVPHDPHDRWGSIPLNEAEIFGHTTVVNYLKNWATLHPSTIEGPENKESGAEIIKKNALESDDVKQKHFVRNTHIENPPFEKEVKPGLEKNDAEILKINEKK; from the exons ATGTATCCCAACAGAAGGTCCTTGTTGACCCTCGCCAACCAGATCACCATCTCCAGACCCTCGTCGACCCTAATCAGACCGCCCAATGTGGCCAGAACGCGCATACAGACCGATGTGGATCGAAAACCAACCACCAGG TTTCAGTGTCGGCCCGTTTCCGTGGGTCCCATGAGCCACCATGGAGGCAAGTCTGGCTTCTACGCCTTCGAACACTTCTTCGGAAATCAAAACAG GAACTTGTCTTTCGTCCACGATATCCGTCTCGAGGACAA ATCAAGGGAACAAGACCATAAAAACGCTGAAGATGTTCTATTTGACATGTTTAAAAATGAGGAGACGGGTCTTCTGCCGATTGGAAAATTTCTGGCC GCCTTGAGAACGACTGGAATAAGAAAGACAGACCCTCGACTCAAAGAAGTGATGACAAACTTGCACAAAGTTCACAGACAGTCTGGATTCGAAGGTGGCTCGCCGGAAACCCAAAAACTCGACCGTGAAACCTTCAAACAAGTCATATCTCCCAACATAGTCTTGATCACGCGAGCTTTCAAGAGCCAATTCGTCGTCCCCGACTTTCAAGACTTCATCAAAGACATCGAAGAGATGTACTGGCTGGCGAAAAGCAACAGCGACGGCAAAGTAGCCAGTTACATTCCACAACTTGCACGCATGAATCCTGACTATTGGGGTATAAGCGTTTGCACAATCGACGGACAGAGATTCTCCATTGGTGATACAGCGATACCTTTCACACTTCAGTCGTGCAGTAAACCATTAACATATGCCATGGCTTTGGAGACCCTCGGCCCGGACGTTGTGCATTCCTTCATCGGCACCGAACCAAGTGGAAGAAATTTCAATGAATTAGTTTTAGATTTTAACA TGAAACCGCATAACCCAATGATCAACGCTGGGGCTATTCTAGTGTGCGCAATTCTGAAGACTCTTGTTAAGCCAGAGATGACGCTCGCTGAAAAGTTTGACTATGTAATGGACTTTTTTAAGCGAATGGCCGGCAACGAGCCGTTGAGTTTTAACAATGCTACATTCTTGTCGGAGAGAGAGGCGGCAGATCGTAACTATGCTCTGGGATTTTACATGCGGGAACACAAATGTTACCCAGATAAGACGAATCTTCGCGAGTGTATGGATTTTTACTTTCAA TGTTGTGCAATGGAGGCAAATTGTGATGTTTCATCGGTGATAGCAGCCACCCTCGCCAACGGTGGAATATGCCCTATAACAGATGAAAAAGTTTTAAAAGCTGAATCAGTCCGCAACGTCCTGTCTCTGATGCACAGCTGCGGAATGTATGACTATTCCGGACAGTTTGCTTTCAAAGTAGGTCTTCCGGCTAAGTCAGGGGTGTCTGGTGCTATGCTCATAGTTGTACCAAACGTTATGGGAATCTGCGTTTGGTCGCCGACTTTAGATCCACTTGGAAACAGTTGCAGGGGACTACAATTTTGCGGG GAACTGGTGGAACGTTTTAACTTTCATCGTTATGACAATTTGAGATATGCAACTAACAAAAAGAACCCGAGAAGATTTAAGTTCGAAACGACAGGGTTGAGCATTGTTAACCTTTTATTTTCCGCTGCCAGTGGTGATTTGAGTGCTTTACGAAG acatcgttTGTCCGGAATGGATATGACTTTATCAGATTATGATGGACGTACGGCACTTCATCTAGCTGCAGCTGAAGGTCACTTATCTTGTGTTGAATTTCTTTTGGAACATTGTAGCGTTCCTCACGATCCTCACGACCGTTGGGGAAGCATCCCATTGAACGAAGCAGAGATATTTGGTCACACTACCGTAGtgaactatttgaaaaattgggCCACTTTGCATCCATCGACTATTGAGGGTCCCGAAAATAAGGAATCTGGAGCTGAAATAATAAAGAAGAACGCTCTGGAATCGGATGATGTGAAGCAGAAACATTTTGTGAGAAATACACACATCGAAAATCCCCCATTTGAAAAAGAGGTGAAACCTGGCTTGGAGAAAAACGATgctgaaatattgaaaatcaacGAAAAGAAGTGA